A genome region from Chitinophagales bacterium includes the following:
- a CDS encoding M23 family metallopeptidase, translating into MKNKYILVFIICQLQFIINAQFLAIPIDYPKISLSGNYAELRKNHFHMGLDFRTDNLENIRILAVEDGYISRMVISPNGYGKALYIHHPQIGLTTVYAHLNAFRPDLEWWMSQTQNSKKVNVIDTIFPRPLFYVQKGEHIAFSGNTGSSEAPHLHFEIRNLLTEKTLNPLRYYPQIEDTIAPILDKVLFYHCEGESVFIQSFSKDEVQKQTLEFNSGSIGIAVSARDKMNSTPNVFGLYALRVFEDNILKYQFKLDSLDFRWQSHIKAASDYGLEMNDVYKGFFENCSFNLSDSGSMNGIISINKGENKLIRLEVYDFKGNSNSTEFNLTTTADLVTDKSSQINCLQEQVLTDGNSFQLIIPAKGLAENYNLNYTIQKLNPNEVFKLNILDSSVAALKPYQLSYFIPKDMADYTKLYLESRVDNKLKTYQGIVESNVLTFPKLKNYGLMTIKYDKKNPVISPDLIRKPNKVIFTVKDVESGIADYQLYVEGMWRRLYYDEKNNQLIYNIIPADKGKKFKALLEVTDQVGNKNSKNMEILF; encoded by the coding sequence ATGAAGAACAAATACATTCTTGTCTTTATCATTTGTCAGTTGCAATTCATTATCAATGCTCAATTTCTGGCTATTCCCATAGATTATCCTAAAATATCCCTGTCTGGAAACTATGCAGAGTTAAGAAAGAATCATTTTCATATGGGACTTGATTTTCGTACTGACAATCTGGAAAACATTCGCATACTTGCCGTTGAAGATGGCTATATTTCTCGTATGGTCATATCTCCCAATGGATATGGGAAGGCGCTATATATTCATCACCCTCAAATTGGACTCACGACAGTCTACGCTCACCTCAATGCATTTAGACCTGACCTCGAATGGTGGATGAGTCAAACCCAAAATTCAAAGAAAGTGAATGTGATAGATACTATTTTTCCACGACCACTATTCTATGTACAAAAAGGAGAACATATAGCATTTTCAGGCAACACGGGTAGTTCTGAAGCTCCGCATTTGCACTTTGAAATCAGAAATTTGCTGACCGAAAAAACCTTGAATCCTCTCAGGTATTATCCTCAGATAGAAGATACCATAGCACCAATTTTAGATAAAGTCTTGTTCTATCATTGCGAAGGGGAATCTGTTTTTATTCAAAGTTTTTCTAAAGATGAGGTACAAAAGCAGACCTTAGAATTTAATTCTGGTAGCATTGGGATAGCTGTATCTGCTCGAGATAAAATGAATAGCACTCCTAATGTATTTGGTCTTTATGCATTGAGAGTTTTTGAAGATAATATACTAAAATATCAATTTAAGTTAGATAGCCTTGATTTTAGGTGGCAAAGTCATATCAAGGCGGCCAGCGATTATGGCTTAGAGATGAATGATGTATATAAAGGTTTCTTCGAAAATTGTAGCTTTAACCTTTCGGATAGTGGCTCCATGAATGGCATCATTTCTATAAACAAGGGTGAAAACAAACTGATAAGACTTGAAGTATATGATTTTAAAGGCAATTCAAATTCGACAGAATTTAATCTTACTACCACTGCGGATTTGGTTACAGATAAGTCTTCACAAATAAATTGCCTTCAAGAGCAAGTACTGACAGATGGCAATAGCTTTCAGTTGATAATACCTGCAAAAGGATTGGCTGAAAATTATAACTTGAACTATACTATACAAAAATTGAATCCGAATGAAGTGTTTAAACTAAATATACTAGACTCATCGGTAGCAGCACTTAAGCCATATCAGCTATCCTATTTTATACCTAAAGATATGGCCGATTATACCAAGTTATATCTTGAGTCTAGGGTTGATAATAAATTAAAAACCTATCAAGGTATTGTAGAGTCGAATGTCTTAACCTTTCCAAAGTTGAAAAATTACGGTCTCATGACTATAAAATATGATAAAAAAAATCCTGTGATTAGTCCTGATCTGATACGCAAACCCAATAAAGTGATTTTTACGGTAAAAGACGTTGAATCTGGAATCGCTGACTATCAACTGTATGTAGAAGGTATGTGGCGAAGACTTTATTATGATGAAAAAAATAATCAATTAATTTACAACATAATTCCAGCTGATAAAGGAAAGAAATTCAAGGCTTTACTTGAAGTTACGGATCAGGTAGGTAATAAAAATTCTAAAAACATGGAAATTTTATTCTAG
- a CDS encoding RNA methyltransferase, with the protein MKEISSTQNQLVKTIVELKYKAAKRKEQGLCVIEGQKELEIAVASGLVIEKLLLEKNIELRNPALRNAAKEVFECSTEVMEKIAIRDTKTSIIAVAKTKYLTLADVKLSAIPFVLILENIEKPGNLGSLFRTADAANVDLILCTDMQTDIYNHNVVRNSLGCVFSKQIVSCTNQEALDFCKQLAIHIFPTYLHTDDYYYQCDFTTPTAIVFGTESTGISDFWLTNSDRQIKIPMLGKIDSMNVSNSASILLYEVVRQRLSNL; encoded by the coding sequence TTGAAGGAAATTAGCAGTACACAAAACCAATTGGTAAAGACAATAGTTGAATTAAAGTATAAAGCTGCTAAACGAAAGGAGCAAGGGTTGTGTGTTATTGAGGGACAAAAAGAGCTGGAGATAGCAGTAGCTTCTGGACTAGTGATTGAAAAATTGCTCTTAGAGAAAAATATTGAACTCAGGAACCCCGCCCTCAGAAATGCGGCTAAAGAGGTATTTGAATGTTCTACTGAGGTCATGGAAAAGATAGCCATTCGAGATACCAAGACCTCTATAATAGCTGTAGCCAAAACCAAATATCTAACACTAGCAGATGTAAAATTGAGCGCTATTCCTTTTGTGCTTATTCTAGAAAATATAGAAAAGCCAGGGAATCTGGGATCGCTCTTTCGGACTGCAGACGCTGCCAATGTAGATCTCATACTATGTACTGATATGCAAACGGATATATATAATCACAATGTGGTACGAAATAGTCTGGGATGCGTTTTTTCCAAACAAATTGTGAGCTGCACCAATCAAGAAGCCCTTGATTTCTGCAAACAACTTGCCATTCATATTTTCCCTACCTATTTACATACAGATGATTATTACTATCAATGTGATTTCACAACGCCTACTGCTATTGTATTTGGCACGGAGAGTACAGGCATTTCCGACTTTTGGCTCACAAACTCAGACCGACAAATAAAAATACCTATGCTAGGGAAAATTGATTCGATGAATGTATCGAACAGTGCCAGTATATTATTATATGAGGTGGTGAGGCAGCGATTATCAAATTTGTAA
- the rimM gene encoding 16S rRNA processing protein RimM → MNSLKKIGTILKTKGFDGTTIVAFDFPIINSDLKALFISKGTMHQPLLIEKVEQTNDFSLLIKWKNYNSKEEAQLLHNKELFLDEKLIPNYFDEEELDDFIGYEVYNGEGKLGEVIDLYQTNQQETLEVRLANGQKLLVPLIELYVITIDDEKETIYCNLTEEFIKMFTSR, encoded by the coding sequence ATGAATTCTCTCAAAAAAATCGGTACTATACTCAAAACAAAAGGCTTCGATGGCACAACTATCGTAGCATTTGACTTCCCGATAATCAATTCAGATTTGAAAGCCTTATTTATTTCCAAAGGCACTATGCATCAACCATTATTAATTGAAAAAGTAGAACAAACCAATGATTTTAGTTTATTGATAAAATGGAAAAATTACAACTCCAAAGAAGAGGCTCAGCTGCTTCACAATAAAGAATTATTTCTCGACGAGAAACTCATTCCAAATTATTTTGACGAAGAAGAACTTGATGATTTCATAGGATACGAAGTCTATAATGGGGAAGGAAAACTAGGGGAAGTCATCGATTTGTATCAAACGAATCAACAGGAAACTCTAGAGGTAAGATTAGCAAATGGGCAAAAGCTTTTAGTTCCGCTGATAGAGCTATATGTGATTACCATAGACGATGAAAAAGAAACCATTTATTGCAATTTGACCGAGGAATTTATAAAAATGTTTACTAGTAGGTGA
- the trmD gene encoding tRNA (guanosine(37)-N1)-methyltransferase TrmD, which translates to MHIDIISVLPELMDSFLSHSILKRAQDKGLLTVRGVSLRPYGIGKYKQIDDYQYGGEAGMVMMCEPLAACIEELKKDRDYDEIIYLCPDGKTYNQKLANALSLKENLLLICGHYKGIDERIREKYVTLEISIGDYVLSGGELGAAVLIDSIGRLIPGVLNDETSALSDSFQDGLLAPPVYTRPEEWQGLRVPEVLLSGNHKKIEEWNYEQALKRTEERRPDLLT; encoded by the coding sequence GTGCATATAGATATTATAAGCGTTTTACCAGAATTGATGGATAGTTTTCTATCGCACTCTATACTGAAGCGTGCGCAGGACAAAGGTTTATTGACGGTGCGTGGGGTATCTCTAAGACCTTATGGAATTGGAAAATACAAACAAATCGATGACTACCAATATGGAGGTGAAGCGGGCATGGTCATGATGTGCGAGCCATTAGCGGCTTGTATCGAAGAATTGAAAAAAGATAGAGATTATGATGAGATTATATATCTATGTCCCGATGGCAAAACTTATAATCAAAAATTAGCCAATGCTCTCTCTCTCAAAGAAAATTTATTGCTTATATGCGGACATTATAAAGGTATAGACGAACGTATTCGAGAAAAATATGTAACTCTAGAAATCTCAATAGGGGACTATGTCCTATCTGGCGGAGAACTGGGTGCTGCAGTGCTGATTGATAGTATTGGCCGCCTCATACCAGGGGTGCTCAATGATGAAACTTCTGCACTTTCGGATAGTTTTCAAGACGGGCTTTTAGCACCTCCCGTTTACACTCGCCCTGAAGAATGGCAAGGATTGCGTGTTCCAGAAGTTCTGCTCTCAGGAAATCATAAAAAAATAGAAGAGTGGAATTATGAACAAGCACTTAAGCGAACAGAAGAACGAAGACCAGATTTATTGACCTAA
- a CDS encoding carboxy terminal-processing peptidase — MRFLKNVLLVTLLYPKILTCQFNNTMSDAKEMLKTIAKLHVDYKEIDTPTSEYIFHTMLTSIDRYGLFFTSEDIEKLQKYKQVLADEIENESTHFLDEVKVIYKQRQLEVKDIVLGMKDKNFEYESMDTFYYSEKNPFVNKTKIPHKWQKWMKLVSLNDYEESLDSTNKKSSLNMAKMRSIIDSNIDEQIKMQEQRIESKDFVHTRIKNSFLSAIARSFDPHTDYFSPGERQEFEESLSANKNTFGLDIELNNENEIEITAITPGSAAWNSDEFEIGDIIVSFKPKGKKEIDFTNITLSKANGYLHSNNVEEGKFKLKKKSGQEENIDLVKTLISNDDNLINSYILESSQKMAYLALPSFYFNRETGNGCANDIARELIQLKKEGIEGLIFDLRGNGGGSMDEAIKLCGMFINYGALFIYQYREGDPATIKDMNKGIVYDGPMIVLVDKSSCSAAELFAAVMQDYNRAVIVGSNTYGKSTSQTILPLKANSISEDADYTNPGKGFIKLTIGKMYRCTGKSYQKDGVKVDVSLPDIFDHLELGEIHEPRALQAKTIDKKTYYFPLSNLPIEELKTKSKQRLMDNNKYKELETHNSQQAVYIAKKWIPVDYNGFIRYKNFMDKMTDVDTNKDKPFLEVKLPEYVQSLGKLPEATKMLREKRCKNISRDINLNEAYYILSDLYLLTKK; from the coding sequence ATGAGATTTTTAAAAAATGTTTTATTGGTGACTCTGTTATATCCAAAAATACTAACGTGCCAATTCAATAACACGATGTCCGATGCCAAAGAAATGCTCAAGACAATAGCCAAGCTCCACGTGGATTATAAAGAAATAGATACACCTACTTCTGAATATATATTCCACACTATGCTGACAAGTATCGATCGCTATGGCTTATTTTTCACTTCAGAAGATATTGAAAAGCTTCAAAAATATAAACAGGTTTTAGCGGATGAAATAGAAAACGAATCCACTCATTTTTTAGACGAAGTTAAAGTCATTTATAAGCAAAGACAACTTGAAGTCAAAGATATAGTCCTTGGGATGAAAGACAAGAATTTTGAGTATGAATCAATGGATACTTTTTACTATTCTGAAAAGAATCCCTTTGTAAATAAAACTAAGATTCCGCATAAATGGCAGAAGTGGATGAAGTTAGTAAGTCTCAATGATTATGAAGAGTCCCTCGATTCTACTAATAAGAAGTCTAGTTTAAATATGGCTAAAATGCGTTCAATTATAGATAGCAATATCGATGAACAAATTAAAATGCAAGAACAAAGAATTGAAAGCAAAGATTTCGTTCATACCCGAATAAAGAATAGTTTTCTCTCTGCTATAGCCCGATCATTTGATCCACATACAGATTATTTCTCACCAGGAGAACGACAGGAATTTGAAGAGAGTTTGTCTGCAAATAAAAATACTTTTGGATTAGACATAGAGTTAAACAACGAAAATGAAATAGAAATTACAGCCATCACACCTGGCAGTGCAGCATGGAACTCCGATGAATTTGAGATCGGTGATATCATCGTTTCATTTAAACCTAAAGGAAAAAAGGAAATTGATTTTACCAATATTACGTTGTCCAAAGCCAATGGATATTTACATAGCAACAATGTAGAAGAAGGAAAATTCAAATTGAAAAAAAAGAGTGGCCAAGAAGAAAATATAGATTTGGTAAAAACGCTTATCAGTAATGACGACAATCTAATTAATAGTTATATTTTGGAGTCTTCACAGAAGATGGCCTATCTAGCCCTTCCTAGTTTTTATTTCAATAGAGAAACGGGGAATGGTTGTGCAAATGATATCGCACGCGAACTTATTCAATTAAAAAAAGAAGGTATCGAAGGACTTATTTTCGACTTGAGAGGCAATGGCGGAGGCTCTATGGATGAGGCTATCAAACTTTGCGGTATGTTTATTAACTACGGGGCATTGTTTATATATCAATATCGAGAAGGAGACCCCGCTACAATCAAGGATATGAATAAGGGTATCGTATATGATGGACCTATGATCGTGCTTGTGGATAAAAGTAGCTGCTCAGCAGCAGAGCTCTTTGCAGCAGTTATGCAAGATTATAATCGCGCAGTTATCGTAGGGAGCAATACCTATGGAAAATCCACTAGCCAAACCATCTTACCTTTAAAAGCGAATAGTATCTCCGAGGATGCGGATTATACGAATCCTGGTAAGGGTTTTATAAAACTCACTATTGGTAAAATGTATCGCTGTACAGGTAAGTCCTATCAAAAGGATGGCGTGAAAGTAGACGTTTCCTTACCTGATATTTTCGATCATTTAGAATTAGGAGAAATACACGAACCTCGGGCACTTCAAGCTAAAACAATAGATAAAAAAACGTATTACTTTCCTTTATCGAACTTACCAATAGAGGAGTTGAAAACAAAAAGTAAACAGAGATTAATGGATAATAATAAATACAAAGAACTAGAAACTCATAACTCCCAACAAGCTGTCTATATTGCTAAAAAATGGATTCCCGTAGATTATAATGGATTCATTCGATACAAGAATTTTATGGATAAAATGACCGATGTAGATACTAACAAGGATAAGCCTTTCCTAGAAGTAAAGCTACCAGAATATGTTCAAAGTCTAGGTAAGTTGCCTGAAGCTACTAAAATGCTAAGAGAAAAAAGATGTAAGAATATTAGCAGAGATATTAATTTAAATGAAGCCTATTACATTTTAAGTGACTTATATTTGCTCACAAAAAAATAA
- a CDS encoding DUF4919 domain-containing protein — translation MNSKLLFLTFSLTTFFFSGYSQKLQAPNYIEIEKNCNHPNSYYHFDKLFKKYQDGDSMMNLEEKRHLYYGFQFTDKYSPYGSGKFSDSLRKLFDQEGFTDEHAILAIRYCDSILDNNPFDFKTLNTAINLYNKQGNFEKKALTRTKLNILLDAILSSGDGLTDSTAIYVIAVPHEYFIIKVLGLKPGGMQRLIGKNDYIKLEENNDNIAGLYFDVTASFGSLSRMFGDKKKKKK, via the coding sequence ATGAACTCAAAGCTTTTATTTCTAACTTTTAGTTTGACAACTTTTTTTTTCTCTGGATACTCTCAAAAACTCCAGGCTCCTAATTATATTGAAATAGAAAAAAACTGTAACCATCCAAATTCATACTACCATTTTGATAAATTATTTAAAAAGTATCAAGATGGAGATTCTATGATGAATTTAGAAGAAAAGAGACATTTGTATTATGGTTTTCAATTCACAGATAAATATTCTCCATATGGTAGCGGTAAATTTAGCGACAGCTTAAGAAAACTTTTTGATCAGGAAGGCTTTACAGATGAGCACGCGATTCTAGCTATTCGATACTGTGATTCCATATTAGACAATAATCCCTTTGATTTCAAGACCTTAAATACTGCCATTAATCTTTATAACAAGCAAGGTAATTTTGAGAAAAAAGCTCTTACTCGAACTAAGCTAAATATTTTACTGGATGCCATTTTAAGTTCAGGAGATGGTTTGACAGATAGCACTGCTATTTATGTTATAGCTGTCCCTCATGAATATTTTATTATAAAAGTTTTAGGATTAAAACCAGGTGGCATGCAAAGACTGATTGGAAAGAATGACTACATCAAACTTGAAGAAAATAATGATAATATAGCAGGATTATATTTTGATGTTACAGCCTCATTCGGTTCTTTGTCCAGAATGTTCGGCGATAAAAAGAAAAAAAAGAAATAA